A single genomic interval of Aphidius gifuensis isolate YNYX2018 linkage group LG6, ASM1490517v1, whole genome shotgun sequence harbors:
- the LOC122858683 gene encoding protein alan shepard isoform X4, translated as MSVRMENVGGPRKLNYKMMGTNGPRPTYTGANNGNAGGNAGGGGIGVGPTTGGHGLKGAGPRGGNPVQYRASGGAGTWGAAPSHVAAAAAAAAAAAAVAYPQYTRYPNAANAGQMPGQQLPPTANPYAATAYAQHTTYGGQRVPTASSPANTNSSSSSATGSQSGTMSTNLSNNAVQGQQSEQLSKTNLYIRGLSQNTTDKDLVNMCSAYGTITSTKAILDKNTNKCRGYGFVDFESPVAAEGAVKALVAKGIQAQMAKVGIWLHRRLASVRWLCMQQQEQDPTNLYIANLPLNFKENDVEGLLAQHGQVISTRILRDTCGQSKGVGFARMESKEKCEQIIQMFNGKVLQGSKDALLVKFADGGNKKKPYKSSLWREAGDNMTLNYDTSGVGQNGVPTAHMLPAATLAQYSRHYGQAVPGYTVPGAPWVTPYVLQTGPPHMQQMMPTGDPNNPQYSMLPQLATQMSALHLGNASLQYIAASPHPYSYTTYPPPSIIHTMPIGDSEQTSNAASPDDSYQQYQAQQPK; from the exons ATGTCGGTCAGAATGGAGAATGTTGGGGGACCGCGGAAGCTAAACTACAAAATGATG ggtaCAAATGGACCTAGACCAACATATACTGGTGCAAATAATGGTAATGCTGGTGGTAatgctggtggtggtggtattgGTGTTGGACCAACAACTGGTGGACATGGTTTAAAAGGTGCTGGACCACGTGGTGGTAATCCAGTACAATATCGTGCAAGTGGTGGTGCTGGTACATGGGGTGCTGCACCATCACATGTTGCTGCTGCCGCGGccgctgctgctgctgctgctgctgttgcatATCCACAATATACAAGATATCCAAATGCTGCTAATGCAGGACAAATGCCTGGTCAACAATTACCACCAACTGCAAATCCATATGCAGCAACAGCTTATGCTCAACATACAAcg TATGGAGGACAACGAGTACCAACAGCATCATCACCAGCAAATACAAATAGCAGCTCAAGCAGTGCAACTGGTAGTCAAAGTGGTACAATGAGTACAAATTTGAGTAATAATGCTGTACAAGGACAACAATCAGAACAATTGTCTAAAACAAATCTTTATATACGTGGTTTAAGCCAAAATACAACAGACAAAGATCTTGTTAATATGTGCTCAGC GTATGGAACAATCACATCTACCAAGGCCATCCTggacaaaaatacaaataaatgtaGAG GCTATGGATTTGTCGACTTTGAATCACCGGTGGCGGCTGAGGGTGCTGTTAAAGCACTGGTCGCCAAGGGCATCCAAGCACAGATGGCGAAAGTGGGTATCTGGTTGCATCGTAGACTGGCCAGTGTACGTTGGTTGTGCATGCAA CAACAGGAGCAGGATCCAACCAATCTTTACATTGCAAATTTGCCATTGAATTTTAAGGAGAATGATGTTGAGGGTTTACTTGCTCAACATGGTCAAGTTATTTCAACAAGAATATTACGTGATACTTGTGGACAAAGTAAAGGTGTTGGTTTTGCaag aATGGAATCTAAAGAAAAATGtgaacaaataatacaaatgtttAATGGAAAAGTTCTTCAAGGTAGTAAAGATGCACTGTTGGTTAAATTTGCTGATGgcggaaataaaaaaaaaccatataaaaGTTCATTATGGCGTGAAGCTGGcgat aacaTGACATTGAATTATGATACATCTGGAGTTGGACAAAATGGTGTTCCAACAGCTCACATGTTACCAGCAGCAACATTGGCACAATACAGTCGTCATTATGGTCAAGCAGTACCTGGTTATACTGTACCAGGTGCACCATGGGTAACACCATATGTTTTACAAACTGGACCACCACATATGCAACAG ATGATGCCAACGGGTGATCCAAATAATCCACAGTACAGTATGCTACCACAATTAGCAACTCAAATGTCAGCACTTCATCTTGGTAATGCATCa ttacagTATATTGCTGCAAGTCCACATCCATATTCTTACACAACTTATCCACCACCAAGTATAATTCACACAATGCCAATTGGTGATTCTGAACAAACTAGCAATGCTGCATCTCCAGATGATTCTTATCAACAGTATCAGGCACAACAACCAAAATAG
- the LOC122858683 gene encoding protein alan shepard isoform X1 — translation MSVRMENVGGPRKLNYKMMGTNGPRPTYTGANNGNAGGNAGGGGIGVGPTTGGHGLKGAGPRGGNPVQYRASGGAGTWGAAPSHVAAAAAAAAAAAAVAYPQYTRYPNAANAGQMPGQQLPPTANPYAATAYAQHTTYGGQRVPTASSPANTNSSSSSATGSQSGTMSTNLSNNAVQGQQSEQLSKTNLYIRGLSQNTTDKDLVNMCSAYGTITSTKAILDKNTNKCRGYGFVDFESPVAAEGAVKALVAKGIQAQMAKVGIWLHRRLASVRWLCMQQQEQDPTNLYIANLPLNFKENDVEGLLAQHGQVISTRILRDTCGQSKGVGFARMESKEKCEQIIQMFNGKVLQGSKDALLVKFADGGNKKKPYKSSLWREAGDNMTLNYDTSGVGQNGVPTAHMLPAATLAQYSRHYGQAVPGYTVPGAPWVTPYVLQTGPPHMQQVDMMPTGDPNNPQYSMLPQLATQMSALHLGNASLQYIAASPHPYSYTTYPPPSIIHTMPIGDSEQTSNAASPDDSYQQYQAQQPK, via the exons ATGTCGGTCAGAATGGAGAATGTTGGGGGACCGCGGAAGCTAAACTACAAAATGATG ggtaCAAATGGACCTAGACCAACATATACTGGTGCAAATAATGGTAATGCTGGTGGTAatgctggtggtggtggtattgGTGTTGGACCAACAACTGGTGGACATGGTTTAAAAGGTGCTGGACCACGTGGTGGTAATCCAGTACAATATCGTGCAAGTGGTGGTGCTGGTACATGGGGTGCTGCACCATCACATGTTGCTGCTGCCGCGGccgctgctgctgctgctgctgctgttgcatATCCACAATATACAAGATATCCAAATGCTGCTAATGCAGGACAAATGCCTGGTCAACAATTACCACCAACTGCAAATCCATATGCAGCAACAGCTTATGCTCAACATACAAcg TATGGAGGACAACGAGTACCAACAGCATCATCACCAGCAAATACAAATAGCAGCTCAAGCAGTGCAACTGGTAGTCAAAGTGGTACAATGAGTACAAATTTGAGTAATAATGCTGTACAAGGACAACAATCAGAACAATTGTCTAAAACAAATCTTTATATACGTGGTTTAAGCCAAAATACAACAGACAAAGATCTTGTTAATATGTGCTCAGC GTATGGAACAATCACATCTACCAAGGCCATCCTggacaaaaatacaaataaatgtaGAG GCTATGGATTTGTCGACTTTGAATCACCGGTGGCGGCTGAGGGTGCTGTTAAAGCACTGGTCGCCAAGGGCATCCAAGCACAGATGGCGAAAGTGGGTATCTGGTTGCATCGTAGACTGGCCAGTGTACGTTGGTTGTGCATGCAA CAACAGGAGCAGGATCCAACCAATCTTTACATTGCAAATTTGCCATTGAATTTTAAGGAGAATGATGTTGAGGGTTTACTTGCTCAACATGGTCAAGTTATTTCAACAAGAATATTACGTGATACTTGTGGACAAAGTAAAGGTGTTGGTTTTGCaag aATGGAATCTAAAGAAAAATGtgaacaaataatacaaatgtttAATGGAAAAGTTCTTCAAGGTAGTAAAGATGCACTGTTGGTTAAATTTGCTGATGgcggaaataaaaaaaaaccatataaaaGTTCATTATGGCGTGAAGCTGGcgat aacaTGACATTGAATTATGATACATCTGGAGTTGGACAAAATGGTGTTCCAACAGCTCACATGTTACCAGCAGCAACATTGGCACAATACAGTCGTCATTATGGTCAAGCAGTACCTGGTTATACTGTACCAGGTGCACCATGGGTAACACCATATGTTTTACAAACTGGACCACCACATATGCAACAGGTCGAC ATGATGCCAACGGGTGATCCAAATAATCCACAGTACAGTATGCTACCACAATTAGCAACTCAAATGTCAGCACTTCATCTTGGTAATGCATCa ttacagTATATTGCTGCAAGTCCACATCCATATTCTTACACAACTTATCCACCACCAAGTATAATTCACACAATGCCAATTGGTGATTCTGAACAAACTAGCAATGCTGCATCTCCAGATGATTCTTATCAACAGTATCAGGCACAACAACCAAAATAG
- the LOC122858683 gene encoding protein alan shepard isoform X14 codes for MSVRMENVGGPRKLNYKMMGTNGPRPTYTGANNGNAGGNAGGGGIGVGPTTGGHGLKGAGPRGGNPVQYRASGGAGTWGAAPSHVAAAAAAAAAAAAVAYPQYTRYPNAANAGQMPGQQLPPTANPYAATAYAQHTTYGGQRVPTASSPANTNSSSSSATGSQSGTMSTNLSNNAVQGQQSEQLSKTNLYIRGLSQNTTDKDLVNMCSAYGTITSTKAILDKNTNKCRGYGFVDFESPVAAEGAVKALVAKGIQAQMAKEQDPTNLYIANLPLNFKENDVEGLLAQHGQVISTRILRDTCGQSKGVGFARMESKEKCEQIIQMFNGKVLQGSKDALLVKFADGGNKKKPYKSSLWREAGDNMTLNYDTSGVGQNGVPTAHMLPAATLAQYSRHYGQAVPGYTVPGAPWVTPYVLQTGPPHMQQVDMMPTGDPNNPQYSMLPQLATQMSALHLGNASLQYIAASPHPYSYTTYPPPSIIHTMPIGDSEQTSNAASPDDSYQQYQAQQPK; via the exons ATGTCGGTCAGAATGGAGAATGTTGGGGGACCGCGGAAGCTAAACTACAAAATGATG ggtaCAAATGGACCTAGACCAACATATACTGGTGCAAATAATGGTAATGCTGGTGGTAatgctggtggtggtggtattgGTGTTGGACCAACAACTGGTGGACATGGTTTAAAAGGTGCTGGACCACGTGGTGGTAATCCAGTACAATATCGTGCAAGTGGTGGTGCTGGTACATGGGGTGCTGCACCATCACATGTTGCTGCTGCCGCGGccgctgctgctgctgctgctgctgttgcatATCCACAATATACAAGATATCCAAATGCTGCTAATGCAGGACAAATGCCTGGTCAACAATTACCACCAACTGCAAATCCATATGCAGCAACAGCTTATGCTCAACATACAAcg TATGGAGGACAACGAGTACCAACAGCATCATCACCAGCAAATACAAATAGCAGCTCAAGCAGTGCAACTGGTAGTCAAAGTGGTACAATGAGTACAAATTTGAGTAATAATGCTGTACAAGGACAACAATCAGAACAATTGTCTAAAACAAATCTTTATATACGTGGTTTAAGCCAAAATACAACAGACAAAGATCTTGTTAATATGTGCTCAGC GTATGGAACAATCACATCTACCAAGGCCATCCTggacaaaaatacaaataaatgtaGAG GCTATGGATTTGTCGACTTTGAATCACCGGTGGCGGCTGAGGGTGCTGTTAAAGCACTGGTCGCCAAGGGCATCCAAGCACAGATGGCGAAA GAGCAGGATCCAACCAATCTTTACATTGCAAATTTGCCATTGAATTTTAAGGAGAATGATGTTGAGGGTTTACTTGCTCAACATGGTCAAGTTATTTCAACAAGAATATTACGTGATACTTGTGGACAAAGTAAAGGTGTTGGTTTTGCaag aATGGAATCTAAAGAAAAATGtgaacaaataatacaaatgtttAATGGAAAAGTTCTTCAAGGTAGTAAAGATGCACTGTTGGTTAAATTTGCTGATGgcggaaataaaaaaaaaccatataaaaGTTCATTATGGCGTGAAGCTGGcgat aacaTGACATTGAATTATGATACATCTGGAGTTGGACAAAATGGTGTTCCAACAGCTCACATGTTACCAGCAGCAACATTGGCACAATACAGTCGTCATTATGGTCAAGCAGTACCTGGTTATACTGTACCAGGTGCACCATGGGTAACACCATATGTTTTACAAACTGGACCACCACATATGCAACAGGTCGAC ATGATGCCAACGGGTGATCCAAATAATCCACAGTACAGTATGCTACCACAATTAGCAACTCAAATGTCAGCACTTCATCTTGGTAATGCATCa ttacagTATATTGCTGCAAGTCCACATCCATATTCTTACACAACTTATCCACCACCAAGTATAATTCACACAATGCCAATTGGTGATTCTGAACAAACTAGCAATGCTGCATCTCCAGATGATTCTTATCAACAGTATCAGGCACAACAACCAAAATAG
- the LOC122858683 gene encoding protein alan shepard isoform X2: MSVRMENVGGPRKLNYKMMGTNGPRPTYTGANNGNAGGNAGGGGIGVGPTTGGHGLKGAGPRGGNPVQYRASGGAGTWGAAPSHVAAAAAAAAAAAAVAYPQYTRYPNAANAGQMPGQQLPPTANPYAATAYAQHTTYGGQRVPTASSPANTNSSSSSATGSQSGTMSTNLSNNAVQGQQSEQLSKTNLYIRGLSQNTTDKDLVNMCSAYGTITSTKAILDKNTNKCRGYGFVDFESPVAAEGAVKALVAKGIQAQMAKVGIWLHRRLASVRWLCMQQQEQDPTNLYIANLPLNFKENDVEGLLAQHGQVISTRILRDTCGQSKGVGFARMESKEKCEQIIQMFNGKVLQGSKDALLVKFADGGNKKKPYKSSLWREAGDNMTLNYDTSGVGQNGVPTAHMLPAATLAQYSRHYGQAVPGYTVPGAPWVTPYVLQTGPPHMQQVDMMPTGDPNNPQYSMLPQLATQMSALHLGNASYIAASPHPYSYTTYPPPSIIHTMPIGDSEQTSNAASPDDSYQQYQAQQPK; encoded by the exons ATGTCGGTCAGAATGGAGAATGTTGGGGGACCGCGGAAGCTAAACTACAAAATGATG ggtaCAAATGGACCTAGACCAACATATACTGGTGCAAATAATGGTAATGCTGGTGGTAatgctggtggtggtggtattgGTGTTGGACCAACAACTGGTGGACATGGTTTAAAAGGTGCTGGACCACGTGGTGGTAATCCAGTACAATATCGTGCAAGTGGTGGTGCTGGTACATGGGGTGCTGCACCATCACATGTTGCTGCTGCCGCGGccgctgctgctgctgctgctgctgttgcatATCCACAATATACAAGATATCCAAATGCTGCTAATGCAGGACAAATGCCTGGTCAACAATTACCACCAACTGCAAATCCATATGCAGCAACAGCTTATGCTCAACATACAAcg TATGGAGGACAACGAGTACCAACAGCATCATCACCAGCAAATACAAATAGCAGCTCAAGCAGTGCAACTGGTAGTCAAAGTGGTACAATGAGTACAAATTTGAGTAATAATGCTGTACAAGGACAACAATCAGAACAATTGTCTAAAACAAATCTTTATATACGTGGTTTAAGCCAAAATACAACAGACAAAGATCTTGTTAATATGTGCTCAGC GTATGGAACAATCACATCTACCAAGGCCATCCTggacaaaaatacaaataaatgtaGAG GCTATGGATTTGTCGACTTTGAATCACCGGTGGCGGCTGAGGGTGCTGTTAAAGCACTGGTCGCCAAGGGCATCCAAGCACAGATGGCGAAAGTGGGTATCTGGTTGCATCGTAGACTGGCCAGTGTACGTTGGTTGTGCATGCAA CAACAGGAGCAGGATCCAACCAATCTTTACATTGCAAATTTGCCATTGAATTTTAAGGAGAATGATGTTGAGGGTTTACTTGCTCAACATGGTCAAGTTATTTCAACAAGAATATTACGTGATACTTGTGGACAAAGTAAAGGTGTTGGTTTTGCaag aATGGAATCTAAAGAAAAATGtgaacaaataatacaaatgtttAATGGAAAAGTTCTTCAAGGTAGTAAAGATGCACTGTTGGTTAAATTTGCTGATGgcggaaataaaaaaaaaccatataaaaGTTCATTATGGCGTGAAGCTGGcgat aacaTGACATTGAATTATGATACATCTGGAGTTGGACAAAATGGTGTTCCAACAGCTCACATGTTACCAGCAGCAACATTGGCACAATACAGTCGTCATTATGGTCAAGCAGTACCTGGTTATACTGTACCAGGTGCACCATGGGTAACACCATATGTTTTACAAACTGGACCACCACATATGCAACAGGTCGAC ATGATGCCAACGGGTGATCCAAATAATCCACAGTACAGTATGCTACCACAATTAGCAACTCAAATGTCAGCACTTCATCTTGGTAATGCATCa TATATTGCTGCAAGTCCACATCCATATTCTTACACAACTTATCCACCACCAAGTATAATTCACACAATGCCAATTGGTGATTCTGAACAAACTAGCAATGCTGCATCTCCAGATGATTCTTATCAACAGTATCAGGCACAACAACCAAAATAG
- the LOC122858683 gene encoding protein alan shepard isoform X13, with amino-acid sequence MSVRMENVGGPRKLNYKMMGTNGPRPTYTGANNGNAGGNAGGGGIGVGPTTGGHGLKGAGPRGGNPVQYRASGGAGTWGAAPSHVAAAAAAAAAAAAVAYPQYTRYPNAANAGQMPGQQLPPTANPYAATAYAQHTTYGGQRVPTASSPANTNSSSSSATGSQSGTMSTNLSNNAVQGQQSEQLSKTNLYIRGLSQNTTDKDLVNMCSAYGTITSTKAILDKNTNKCRGYGFVDFESPVAAEGAVKALVAKGIQAQMAKQQEQDPTNLYIANLPLNFKENDVEGLLAQHGQVISTRILRDTCGQSKGVGFARMESKEKCEQIIQMFNGKVLQGSKDALLVKFADGGNKKKPYKSSLWREAGDNMTLNYDTSGVGQNGVPTAHMLPAATLAQYSRHYGQAVPGYTVPGAPWVTPYVLQTGPPHMQQVDMMPTGDPNNPQYSMLPQLATQMSALHLGNASYIAASPHPYSYTTYPPPSIIHTMPIGDSEQTSNAASPDDSYQQYQAQQPK; translated from the exons ATGTCGGTCAGAATGGAGAATGTTGGGGGACCGCGGAAGCTAAACTACAAAATGATG ggtaCAAATGGACCTAGACCAACATATACTGGTGCAAATAATGGTAATGCTGGTGGTAatgctggtggtggtggtattgGTGTTGGACCAACAACTGGTGGACATGGTTTAAAAGGTGCTGGACCACGTGGTGGTAATCCAGTACAATATCGTGCAAGTGGTGGTGCTGGTACATGGGGTGCTGCACCATCACATGTTGCTGCTGCCGCGGccgctgctgctgctgctgctgctgttgcatATCCACAATATACAAGATATCCAAATGCTGCTAATGCAGGACAAATGCCTGGTCAACAATTACCACCAACTGCAAATCCATATGCAGCAACAGCTTATGCTCAACATACAAcg TATGGAGGACAACGAGTACCAACAGCATCATCACCAGCAAATACAAATAGCAGCTCAAGCAGTGCAACTGGTAGTCAAAGTGGTACAATGAGTACAAATTTGAGTAATAATGCTGTACAAGGACAACAATCAGAACAATTGTCTAAAACAAATCTTTATATACGTGGTTTAAGCCAAAATACAACAGACAAAGATCTTGTTAATATGTGCTCAGC GTATGGAACAATCACATCTACCAAGGCCATCCTggacaaaaatacaaataaatgtaGAG GCTATGGATTTGTCGACTTTGAATCACCGGTGGCGGCTGAGGGTGCTGTTAAAGCACTGGTCGCCAAGGGCATCCAAGCACAGATGGCGAAA CAACAGGAGCAGGATCCAACCAATCTTTACATTGCAAATTTGCCATTGAATTTTAAGGAGAATGATGTTGAGGGTTTACTTGCTCAACATGGTCAAGTTATTTCAACAAGAATATTACGTGATACTTGTGGACAAAGTAAAGGTGTTGGTTTTGCaag aATGGAATCTAAAGAAAAATGtgaacaaataatacaaatgtttAATGGAAAAGTTCTTCAAGGTAGTAAAGATGCACTGTTGGTTAAATTTGCTGATGgcggaaataaaaaaaaaccatataaaaGTTCATTATGGCGTGAAGCTGGcgat aacaTGACATTGAATTATGATACATCTGGAGTTGGACAAAATGGTGTTCCAACAGCTCACATGTTACCAGCAGCAACATTGGCACAATACAGTCGTCATTATGGTCAAGCAGTACCTGGTTATACTGTACCAGGTGCACCATGGGTAACACCATATGTTTTACAAACTGGACCACCACATATGCAACAGGTCGAC ATGATGCCAACGGGTGATCCAAATAATCCACAGTACAGTATGCTACCACAATTAGCAACTCAAATGTCAGCACTTCATCTTGGTAATGCATCa TATATTGCTGCAAGTCCACATCCATATTCTTACACAACTTATCCACCACCAAGTATAATTCACACAATGCCAATTGGTGATTCTGAACAAACTAGCAATGCTGCATCTCCAGATGATTCTTATCAACAGTATCAGGCACAACAACCAAAATAG
- the LOC122858683 gene encoding protein alan shepard isoform X3 has translation MSVRMENVGGPRKLNYKMMGTNGPRPTYTGANNGNAGGNAGGGGIGVGPTTGGHGLKGAGPRGGNPVQYRASGGAGTWGAAPSHVAAAAAAAAAAAAVAYPQYTRYPNAANAGQMPGQQLPPTANPYAATAYAQHTTYGGQRVPTASSPANTNSSSSSATGSQSGTMSTNLSNNAVQGQQSEQLSKTNLYIRGLSQNTTDKDLVNMCSAYGTITSTKAILDKNTNKCRGYGFVDFESPVAAEGAVKALVAKGIQAQMAKVGIWLHRRLASVRWLCMQEQDPTNLYIANLPLNFKENDVEGLLAQHGQVISTRILRDTCGQSKGVGFARMESKEKCEQIIQMFNGKVLQGSKDALLVKFADGGNKKKPYKSSLWREAGDNMTLNYDTSGVGQNGVPTAHMLPAATLAQYSRHYGQAVPGYTVPGAPWVTPYVLQTGPPHMQQVDMMPTGDPNNPQYSMLPQLATQMSALHLGNASLQYIAASPHPYSYTTYPPPSIIHTMPIGDSEQTSNAASPDDSYQQYQAQQPK, from the exons ATGTCGGTCAGAATGGAGAATGTTGGGGGACCGCGGAAGCTAAACTACAAAATGATG ggtaCAAATGGACCTAGACCAACATATACTGGTGCAAATAATGGTAATGCTGGTGGTAatgctggtggtggtggtattgGTGTTGGACCAACAACTGGTGGACATGGTTTAAAAGGTGCTGGACCACGTGGTGGTAATCCAGTACAATATCGTGCAAGTGGTGGTGCTGGTACATGGGGTGCTGCACCATCACATGTTGCTGCTGCCGCGGccgctgctgctgctgctgctgctgttgcatATCCACAATATACAAGATATCCAAATGCTGCTAATGCAGGACAAATGCCTGGTCAACAATTACCACCAACTGCAAATCCATATGCAGCAACAGCTTATGCTCAACATACAAcg TATGGAGGACAACGAGTACCAACAGCATCATCACCAGCAAATACAAATAGCAGCTCAAGCAGTGCAACTGGTAGTCAAAGTGGTACAATGAGTACAAATTTGAGTAATAATGCTGTACAAGGACAACAATCAGAACAATTGTCTAAAACAAATCTTTATATACGTGGTTTAAGCCAAAATACAACAGACAAAGATCTTGTTAATATGTGCTCAGC GTATGGAACAATCACATCTACCAAGGCCATCCTggacaaaaatacaaataaatgtaGAG GCTATGGATTTGTCGACTTTGAATCACCGGTGGCGGCTGAGGGTGCTGTTAAAGCACTGGTCGCCAAGGGCATCCAAGCACAGATGGCGAAAGTGGGTATCTGGTTGCATCGTAGACTGGCCAGTGTACGTTGGTTGTGCATGCAA GAGCAGGATCCAACCAATCTTTACATTGCAAATTTGCCATTGAATTTTAAGGAGAATGATGTTGAGGGTTTACTTGCTCAACATGGTCAAGTTATTTCAACAAGAATATTACGTGATACTTGTGGACAAAGTAAAGGTGTTGGTTTTGCaag aATGGAATCTAAAGAAAAATGtgaacaaataatacaaatgtttAATGGAAAAGTTCTTCAAGGTAGTAAAGATGCACTGTTGGTTAAATTTGCTGATGgcggaaataaaaaaaaaccatataaaaGTTCATTATGGCGTGAAGCTGGcgat aacaTGACATTGAATTATGATACATCTGGAGTTGGACAAAATGGTGTTCCAACAGCTCACATGTTACCAGCAGCAACATTGGCACAATACAGTCGTCATTATGGTCAAGCAGTACCTGGTTATACTGTACCAGGTGCACCATGGGTAACACCATATGTTTTACAAACTGGACCACCACATATGCAACAGGTCGAC ATGATGCCAACGGGTGATCCAAATAATCCACAGTACAGTATGCTACCACAATTAGCAACTCAAATGTCAGCACTTCATCTTGGTAATGCATCa ttacagTATATTGCTGCAAGTCCACATCCATATTCTTACACAACTTATCCACCACCAAGTATAATTCACACAATGCCAATTGGTGATTCTGAACAAACTAGCAATGCTGCATCTCCAGATGATTCTTATCAACAGTATCAGGCACAACAACCAAAATAG